One segment of Deltaproteobacteria bacterium DNA contains the following:
- a CDS encoding serine protease, producing the protein MRITAATDKNTVASVGETGLRPEASRSSVTRETIARNAAAPQAARLLATSPRAALRRSAQRWATRAPASVVTSALRVPLPGGAQADVTVRARRTGAATPMVDPATVREVLRKRLPSVVVVRTEKGLGSGYFIDATSYLQSLGADFQVPAGKMLILTNKHVVEGAGGPGKDQVDVDLFDKRTVKGEVLAVVDSVDAALVMIDRVGSFAPIPVGDRSALERGDPVLILGHPLGLNWSVTQGIISDPEREFPGIPVRVIQTDAPVNPGNSGGPMILLDREGRVIGTNSFKINRPGVENIAFAYHIDDQLNGVVQAWIERRRAKTTPVARVA; encoded by the coding sequence ATGCGCATTACCGCAGCCACAGACAAGAATACGGTCGCAAGCGTTGGGGAGACGGGCCTGCGGCCCGAGGCATCTCGCAGCAGTGTGACGCGAGAAACGATTGCACGCAACGCCGCCGCTCCACAGGCGGCACGGCTGCTCGCCACGTCACCGCGCGCGGCACTGCGGCGGAGCGCGCAACGATGGGCCACGCGTGCGCCCGCATCGGTCGTGACCAGCGCATTGCGCGTGCCGCTTCCGGGAGGCGCGCAGGCCGACGTGACCGTGCGTGCCCGTCGCACGGGCGCTGCCACGCCGATGGTCGATCCCGCAACCGTTCGGGAGGTATTGCGCAAACGCTTGCCGTCCGTCGTCGTCGTCCGCACCGAAAAGGGGCTCGGGAGCGGGTATTTCATCGACGCGACGTCGTATCTCCAATCGTTGGGCGCCGATTTCCAAGTTCCAGCGGGGAAAATGTTGATCTTGACGAACAAACATGTGGTCGAAGGAGCCGGTGGACCGGGAAAAGACCAAGTCGATGTGGATCTCTTCGATAAGCGAACGGTGAAAGGGGAAGTGCTGGCCGTTGTCGATTCGGTCGACGCGGCGCTGGTGATGATCGATCGTGTCGGATCGTTTGCACCGATCCCGGTCGGTGATCGCAGCGCGCTGGAGCGTGGAGATCCGGTCCTGATCCTCGGGCATCCGCTCGGTCTCAATTGGTCGGTGACGCAGGGGATCATCAGCGATCCGGAGCGCGAATTCCCCGGCATCCCGGTGCGGGTGATTCAAACCGACGCGCCGGTCAATCCCGGCAATAGCGGCGGTCCAATGATCTTGCTCGATCGCGAAGGGCGCGTGATCGGCACCAACAGCTTCAAGATCAATCGGCCAGGCGTGGAAAATATCGCGTTCGCGTATCACATCGACGATCAGTTGAATGGTGTGGTGCAGGCCTGGATCGAGCGGCGGCGAGCGAAAACGACCCCGGTCGCACGAGTGGCTTAA
- the queF gene encoding NADPH-dependent 7-cyano-7-deazaguanine reductase QueF encodes MSTQPTKTLETFPNPRPGRAYVITCECAEFTCLCPKTGQPDFATVTVQYTPAERCFELKSFKLYLWSYRNAGAFHEAVTNQILDDLVHAIAPQWLEVTLAFTVRGGITTTVTATHGAPPDVD; translated from the coding sequence ATGTCCACACAACCGACAAAGACGCTCGAGACCTTTCCCAACCCGCGCCCCGGACGGGCGTATGTGATCACGTGTGAATGCGCCGAATTCACCTGCCTTTGTCCGAAGACCGGGCAACCCGACTTCGCCACGGTGACGGTGCAGTACACGCCGGCGGAGCGCTGTTTCGAATTGAAATCGTTCAAACTCTATCTCTGGTCATACCGCAACGCAGGGGCCTTCCACGAGGCCGTCACAAACCAAATCTTAGACGATCTCGTCCACGCAATCGCCCCGCAGTGGCTAGAAGTGACGTTGGCATTCACCGTGCGCGGCGGGATCACGACCACGGTCACCGCCACGCACGGTGCTCCGCCGGACGTGGATTAA
- a CDS encoding AAA family ATPase — MIIGLTGKNCAGKGEAAVYLQSIGYQYYSLSDALREAMRAANIPITREALIRFGTEFRTQHGQGALAERVLQQLDPEKNYIVDSIRHPHEVAALRRRADFVLLCVTAAPQLRFTRIKARGRENDPATFEDFTRCEQAESDGGAPASQQLDSVMAMADHAIENNGSREQFQERLREWVRVVASNHARPDWHTYFMEIAKVTALRSNCVKRKVAAVIVRDRRIVSTGYNGTPRGITNCNEGGCPRCNHFGQSGKDLEACLCSHAEENAIVQAAYHGMSIKGATLYSTFSPCLLCTKMIINAGITEVVYQTAYPLEQVALSLLRAAGVSVTMLEV; from the coding sequence ATGATTATCGGACTGACCGGCAAGAATTGCGCAGGCAAGGGAGAAGCCGCCGTGTATCTCCAATCGATCGGGTATCAGTATTATTCCCTGTCGGATGCGTTGCGCGAGGCAATGCGGGCGGCGAATATCCCGATTACGCGCGAAGCGCTGATCCGTTTCGGCACGGAGTTTCGCACGCAGCATGGGCAAGGGGCGTTGGCGGAGCGAGTGTTGCAACAGCTCGATCCGGAAAAAAACTATATCGTCGATTCGATCCGTCATCCGCATGAAGTCGCGGCGCTCCGGCGACGGGCCGATTTCGTCCTGCTCTGTGTGACCGCCGCTCCGCAATTGCGCTTCACGCGTATTAAGGCGCGCGGGCGGGAAAACGATCCGGCTACGTTTGAAGACTTCACGCGCTGTGAACAGGCCGAGAGTGACGGCGGCGCTCCGGCATCGCAACAACTCGACAGCGTGATGGCGATGGCCGATCACGCCATTGAAAACAATGGGAGTCGGGAACAATTCCAAGAGCGGCTGCGCGAGTGGGTGCGGGTCGTGGCCAGTAATCACGCGCGTCCCGATTGGCATACGTATTTTATGGAGATCGCTAAAGTGACGGCGCTGCGCAGTAACTGCGTGAAGCGCAAAGTGGCCGCCGTGATCGTGCGTGATCGGCGGATCGTGAGCACCGGCTACAACGGGACGCCGCGTGGCATCACGAACTGCAATGAAGGCGGATGTCCCCGCTGCAACCACTTCGGTCAATCCGGCAAAGACTTGGAGGCGTGTCTCTGTTCGCATGCGGAAGAAAACGCGATCGTTCAAGCCGCGTATCACGGCATGAGTATTAAAGGGGCCACGCTCTATTCCACGTTTTCTCCGTGCCTGCTCTGCACCAAAATGATCATCAACGCGGGGATCACTGAAGTCGTTTACCAAACCGCGTATCCGCTGGAACAGGTGGCGTTGTCGTTGTTGCGCGCTGCAGGGGTTTCGGTCACGATGCTCGAGGTGTAA
- a CDS encoding patatin-like phospholipase family protein, with product MAKQELTFGIVLSGGGARGAYEAGVVHYLRTALPASVRNRAFQLYCGSSVGGLNSCFLASHAENPQAQGTLIRKAWENVRQENIYRRDLAAIARLLTRSVTGMTVNLLRRTPGEGETSGGIHFQGLVDTSPFPKFLQRMVAWRKMHENIERKIVHGVSLTLTNMHSSRLEFFIHKHESVPYNGDYVVRFGPVDWRHVMAGAAIPILFPPVEIGGIHYADGGLRLNTPMSPAIHMGADRVLVVGMHDPHMGMTNGQTSQPNAPTTPPTLGEIFGTILSSIFLDRLEYDIKQMTRINRVIEWAEAVYGKDFLTRINTWLRKEGIEGDVASRGLKRLKVFAISPSRDVRQIFGEVLSSPSGLRGFSAFEKMLLKLLDVDMHRGQEFLSYFLFLPDYLKTLCQLGYDDAKARHDELADFLAEA from the coding sequence ATGGCGAAGCAGGAATTGACCTTTGGCATTGTGCTCTCCGGCGGTGGCGCACGTGGCGCCTACGAGGCCGGCGTCGTCCACTACCTCCGCACCGCGTTGCCGGCATCGGTCCGCAATCGCGCGTTTCAACTCTATTGCGGGTCCTCCGTGGGAGGACTCAATAGTTGCTTCCTCGCCAGTCACGCCGAAAATCCACAGGCCCAAGGCACCCTGATTCGCAAGGCCTGGGAAAATGTCCGTCAAGAAAACATCTATCGCCGCGACTTGGCCGCCATTGCGCGTCTGCTGACCCGCTCCGTCACCGGGATGACCGTCAATTTACTGCGCCGCACCCCGGGCGAAGGAGAAACGAGCGGCGGGATCCATTTTCAGGGATTAGTCGACACCTCCCCATTTCCGAAGTTCCTGCAACGCATGGTCGCGTGGCGCAAAATGCACGAAAACATCGAACGGAAAATCGTCCATGGCGTGAGCCTGACACTCACCAATATGCACTCCAGTCGGCTGGAGTTCTTTATCCATAAACACGAGAGCGTTCCGTACAACGGCGATTACGTCGTCCGCTTTGGTCCAGTGGATTGGCGACACGTGATGGCCGGCGCCGCGATCCCGATCCTCTTTCCGCCGGTGGAGATCGGCGGGATCCATTACGCCGACGGCGGACTCCGCTTGAACACCCCGATGTCTCCGGCGATCCATATGGGCGCGGATCGCGTGCTGGTTGTCGGGATGCACGATCCGCATATGGGGATGACGAACGGACAGACCAGCCAACCGAATGCACCGACCACGCCACCGACGCTGGGCGAAATCTTCGGCACCATCCTCAGTTCGATCTTCCTCGATCGCCTCGAATACGACATCAAACAAATGACCCGCATTAATCGCGTGATCGAATGGGCAGAAGCGGTCTACGGAAAGGATTTTCTCACTCGAATCAACACGTGGCTGCGCAAGGAAGGAATCGAAGGCGATGTCGCGAGTCGTGGCTTGAAACGGCTGAAGGTCTTCGCGATCTCGCCAAGTCGCGACGTGCGCCAAATCTTCGGTGAAGTGTTATCGAGTCCCAGCGGACTGCGCGGTTTTTCCGCGTTTGAAAAAATGTTACTGAAACTCCTCGATGTCGATATGCATCGCGGTCAGGAGTTCCTCAGTTACTTTCTTTTTCTTCCCGATTATCTCAAGACCCTCTGCCAACTCGGCTACGACGACGCGAAGGCCCGACACGACGAACTGGCGGACTTCTTAGCGGAAGCGTAA
- the metG gene encoding methionine--tRNA ligase subunit beta, which translates to MTEATLLTPTATSAEPTAPSAPALMDITEFGKVELRIATITAAERVENADRLLKLQIDLGTEQRQLVAGIAQHYTPEELIGKQICVVANLKPAKLRGVESQGMLLAASDTATVSILTPLRPVAAGSKVK; encoded by the coding sequence ATGACCGAAGCCACACTACTCACACCAACCGCAACTTCCGCGGAACCGACAGCGCCCAGTGCACCAGCGCTGATGGACATTACCGAGTTTGGTAAAGTGGAGCTCAGAATTGCGACCATCACGGCCGCGGAACGTGTGGAAAATGCCGATCGACTCCTGAAACTCCAGATCGACCTCGGCACGGAACAACGCCAGCTGGTCGCGGGCATTGCCCAGCATTACACACCGGAGGAGTTAATCGGCAAACAGATCTGCGTCGTCGCCAATCTCAAGCCGGCCAAACTGCGCGGGGTCGAATCGCAAGGCATGCTGTTGGCCGCGAGCGACACCGCGACAGTCAGCATCCTGACCCCGCTCCGGCCGGTTGCGGCCGGGAGCAAGGTCAAATAA
- the holB gene encoding DNA polymerase III subunit delta', with protein MWSEIVGHEQPIAQLRAALAHDQVAAAYLFAGPIGVGKWHVARTLAQALLCGTGPERPCGTCSACQRVRAGTHPDLVSAAPLPDKATHEILVDQIRHMKARLQLHALEGNRKVAIVDEADCLKDQAANAALKLLEEPPARTHLILIAAQPERLLPTIRSRCQTIRFLPLPTRLLTQYLRSQGLDEAEARQRALFAEGSVGRALQFPTEIFAETLQDLHTVLTETATARWLDVAERWSADLDTLLWRLQVAGVAWRDALATRVSSGRAEIRLPATDSLRTLLTQRTARRLSQELQLLFLTTTTCTQTTINRQLCCETLFAQLAA; from the coding sequence ATGTGGAGTGAGATCGTTGGGCATGAACAGCCGATTGCGCAGCTCCGCGCCGCACTTGCACACGACCAAGTCGCCGCTGCGTATCTCTTTGCCGGACCGATCGGAGTCGGCAAATGGCACGTGGCGCGCACCCTTGCCCAAGCGTTGTTGTGCGGGACCGGCCCCGAGCGACCGTGCGGAACGTGCTCGGCATGTCAACGCGTCCGCGCCGGAACTCACCCCGATCTCGTATCGGCCGCGCCGTTGCCGGACAAAGCGACGCACGAAATTCTCGTCGACCAAATTCGCCATATGAAAGCACGCTTGCAGTTGCATGCCCTCGAAGGGAATCGGAAAGTGGCGATCGTCGACGAGGCCGATTGCCTCAAGGACCAAGCCGCGAATGCCGCGTTGAAGCTGTTGGAAGAACCACCGGCCCGGACCCATCTCATCCTCATTGCCGCTCAGCCGGAACGGCTGTTGCCGACGATTCGTTCGCGCTGCCAAACAATTCGCTTTCTGCCGCTCCCGACGCGGCTGCTGACGCAATATCTGCGCAGCCAAGGCCTCGATGAGGCCGAAGCACGACAACGCGCGCTCTTTGCGGAAGGGAGTGTGGGACGCGCGTTACAATTCCCGACCGAAATTTTTGCGGAGACGTTGCAAGATTTACACACGGTGCTCACGGAAACCGCCACGGCGCGCTGGCTCGATGTCGCGGAACGGTGGTCCGCAGATCTCGACACGTTACTATGGCGACTGCAAGTCGCCGGCGTCGCCTGGCGCGACGCGTTGGCAACGCGGGTCAGCAGTGGCCGGGCGGAGATCCGGCTGCCGGCCACCGACTCATTACGGACGCTCCTCACCCAACGCACGGCCCGCAGACTCAGCCAAGAATTACAATTATTGTTTCTCACCACCACGACATGCACCCAAACCACCATCAACCGACAACTCTGTTGCGAGACCTTGTTCGCGCAACTCGCGGCCTAA
- a CDS encoding dTMP kinase, producing the protein MSGHFITFEGIEGSGKSTQLAMAAQALRARGRDVVTTREPGGTALGDAIRTLLLDPTQTAMHPLTEALLYAASRAQHVAEVIAPALARGVVVLCDRYADATTAYQGAARGLSDACIQTLHGIATQQTWPQLTLLFDLPVAVGLARAHGRATPPDRIEQETRDFHEHVREAYRALAAREPTRVQLIDSTPSANSIHTLVMQWIDRYVE; encoded by the coding sequence GTGAGCGGACATTTCATTACCTTTGAAGGCATCGAGGGGAGCGGGAAATCGACCCAGCTCGCGATGGCCGCGCAGGCGCTGCGCGCACGGGGACGCGACGTCGTCACGACGCGGGAGCCAGGCGGCACTGCGCTGGGCGATGCCATCCGCACGCTGTTGCTCGACCCCACGCAGACCGCCATGCATCCGCTGACCGAGGCGTTGCTGTATGCCGCATCCCGCGCACAGCACGTCGCGGAGGTCATCGCCCCCGCATTGGCACGGGGAGTCGTGGTGTTGTGCGATCGCTACGCAGACGCCACGACGGCCTATCAAGGCGCTGCTCGCGGACTCTCCGACGCGTGCATTCAAACGCTGCACGGCATCGCGACGCAACAGACGTGGCCGCAACTCACGCTGCTCTTCGATCTCCCGGTCGCGGTCGGGCTGGCCCGCGCGCATGGTCGCGCCACGCCGCCGGACCGGATCGAACAAGAAACGCGCGATTTTCATGAACACGTCCGCGAGGCCTATCGCGCGCTGGCCGCACGGGAACCGACCCGCGTACAACTCATCGACAGCACACCATCGGCAAACAGCATTCACACGCTCGTCATGCAATGGATCGACCGTTATGTGGAGTGA
- a CDS encoding leucyl aminopeptidase yields the protein MQCLVQSGSLLACNVDLLAITVLQRKENGVSRAQLQRGDGGVELDRALGGKLSEVITREELTGELGTARLVETNGQCKARHVVLLGGGTVQSCTTNTWRRLGVTLARVAEQVKARSAAGLMQTESVQRLKPAVRAQALIEGLMLGQYRFDTFKPEDERKPLRFTSFIAVSKGNRNALEAAFTRGALVAGAICQARDWINLPSNVCTPQYLAEQAQLVAKRGHLKCQILDSDQITAERMHLLKAVNQGSARPPIFIHVSYTPKGKAKRRVALVGKGVTFDTGGYDLKTSKHMGDMKNDMGGAAVVLATMQVMAALQPAIAIDAYIPSTENMVDALGYKSSDILTARSGKTIEIVNTDAEGRLVLADAIDYAVEREPELLIDLATLTGGVQYALGEIYTAVLGTAQSMINKLLAASTVAGEAMWQLPLEEEYLAGFKGGPAQLRNCGKSGASTITGALFLGQFVREVPWIHLDIAESAWSDEDRPLTSRGGTGAPLRTLCEFLLSL from the coding sequence ATGCAATGTCTCGTGCAATCCGGTTCGCTCCTTGCTTGCAACGTCGATCTCCTCGCCATTACCGTGCTGCAGCGCAAAGAGAACGGTGTCTCACGCGCACAATTACAACGCGGTGACGGCGGCGTGGAATTGGATCGCGCCCTCGGCGGAAAATTATCCGAAGTGATCACCCGCGAAGAATTGACCGGCGAACTCGGCACGGCCCGTCTGGTGGAAACCAACGGCCAATGCAAAGCGCGCCACGTCGTGTTGTTGGGTGGAGGCACGGTACAAAGTTGCACAACCAACACCTGGCGGCGACTCGGCGTCACGTTGGCACGCGTCGCGGAACAAGTGAAGGCGCGCAGTGCGGCCGGACTGATGCAAACAGAATCCGTGCAACGCTTGAAGCCGGCCGTACGCGCTCAAGCATTGATCGAAGGGCTGATGCTCGGACAGTATCGTTTCGACACCTTCAAACCGGAAGATGAACGCAAGCCGTTGCGTTTCACCTCCTTCATCGCCGTCAGTAAAGGGAACCGCAACGCACTCGAAGCCGCATTCACCCGCGGCGCGCTCGTCGCCGGCGCCATCTGCCAAGCCCGCGATTGGATCAACTTGCCCAGCAATGTCTGCACGCCGCAATATCTGGCCGAACAAGCGCAACTCGTCGCGAAGCGCGGCCATTTGAAATGTCAGATCCTCGACAGCGACCAAATCACCGCGGAACGCATGCACCTTTTGAAGGCCGTCAATCAAGGCTCCGCGCGACCGCCGATCTTTATCCATGTAAGCTACACCCCGAAAGGCAAAGCCAAACGGCGCGTGGCGCTGGTCGGCAAAGGGGTCACATTCGACACCGGGGGCTACGATCTCAAAACGTCGAAACATATGGGGGATATGAAAAACGATATGGGCGGCGCCGCGGTCGTCTTGGCCACGATGCAAGTCATGGCCGCGCTGCAGCCAGCGATTGCGATCGACGCCTATATCCCCAGCACGGAAAACATGGTCGACGCGCTCGGTTACAAATCGAGCGACATCCTCACGGCCCGATCCGGCAAGACCATCGAAATCGTCAACACCGACGCCGAAGGCCGGCTCGTGTTGGCGGACGCGATCGATTACGCCGTCGAGCGTGAACCGGAATTGTTGATCGACCTCGCCACGCTCACCGGCGGCGTCCAATACGCGTTAGGCGAAATTTACACCGCTGTGCTCGGCACCGCGCAATCGATGATCAACAAACTGCTGGCCGCCAGCACAGTGGCCGGCGAGGCTATGTGGCAGCTGCCGCTGGAAGAAGAATATCTGGCCGGCTTTAAAGGCGGACCGGCACAATTGCGCAATTGCGGCAAGAGCGGCGCAAGCACGATTACCGGCGCGCTGTTTTTGGGCCAGTTCGTGCGCGAGGTCCCATGGATCCACCTCGACATCGCCGAATCCGCCTGGAGCGATGAAGACCGACCGCTGACCTCGCGCGGTGGCACCGGCGCGCCATTGCGGACCTTGTGCGAATTCCTGTTAAGCCTGTGA
- a CDS encoding methyltransferase domain-containing protein, whose product MTEKKIEQLLRRGMQAVGQVVEKAIGKAAAAKQTVVSNTVGAGMPLTIESQLPVPKVREVLRLAAERVVHSIIPALSERRVLELADGVGQHAGTLRDHGARLVVATEIGAANSVVTTDAVSRQYLVRAWVHRLPFRDGAFDFAIANLLTPYQGDFLRALKEIGRVVTAGGTVVLADFHPFGAFARRGAARVRPSESTFRGVADYYKAARLAGVRVTDVREAFLDEGLRSAFVTVEEKQAYRALRDMPLVLCLVAKKGGSGEVAV is encoded by the coding sequence GTGACAGAGAAAAAAATCGAACAGTTGTTGCGCCGTGGCATGCAAGCGGTCGGGCAAGTCGTGGAAAAAGCGATCGGCAAGGCCGCGGCCGCTAAGCAGACGGTCGTGAGTAATACCGTTGGGGCCGGCATGCCGTTGACGATCGAATCCCAACTGCCGGTGCCGAAAGTGCGCGAAGTGCTGCGGTTGGCGGCGGAGCGTGTTGTGCATTCCATCATCCCGGCCTTGAGCGAACGACGAGTGCTGGAGTTGGCGGACGGCGTCGGCCAGCATGCCGGCACGTTGCGTGACCATGGGGCGCGCTTAGTGGTGGCGACGGAAATCGGCGCAGCCAATTCGGTCGTCACGACCGATGCGGTGAGTCGCCAATATTTGGTGCGTGCCTGGGTACACCGCTTGCCGTTTCGTGATGGGGCCTTCGATTTTGCGATCGCGAATCTCTTGACCCCGTATCAAGGGGATTTTCTGCGCGCGTTGAAGGAGATCGGGCGGGTGGTCACCGCCGGTGGGACGGTGGTGCTCGCCGATTTTCACCCGTTCGGGGCCTTTGCCCGGCGTGGCGCGGCGCGGGTGCGGCCGAGCGAATCGACGTTTCGCGGCGTCGCGGATTACTACAAAGCGGCGCGGCTGGCCGGTGTGCGCGTCACGGATGTCCGCGAGGCCTTTCTGGATGAAGGGCTGCGCAGCGCGTTTGTCACCGTGGAAGAAAAACAAGCGTATCGAGCGCTGCGCGATATGCCGTTGGTCCTCTGTTTAGTCGCGAAGAAGGGCGGAAGCGGGGAGGTGGCGGTATGA
- a CDS encoding RidA family protein: MRGAATRNPDARLEELLIDLPTPSRTTGPVEAVRQVGDLCWVTGALPWNEGKIMFRGRVGLEVTIDNGQRASRAALLQVFALLKESLGELKRVKQCVKLSGFIAAGPDFQDHSRVLETTSQLLFDVFGVAGRHAREAIGVSSLPHQACVMLELLVRV; encoded by the coding sequence ATGAGGGGGGCCGCGACACGCAATCCCGACGCACGCTTGGAAGAGCTGTTGATCGATCTGCCGACACCGTCTCGAACGACCGGCCCGGTGGAGGCCGTGCGTCAGGTCGGCGACTTGTGTTGGGTCACGGGCGCGTTGCCGTGGAATGAAGGCAAAATCATGTTCCGCGGTCGTGTTGGTCTCGAAGTGACGATTGATAACGGTCAGCGCGCGTCACGGGCCGCGCTGTTGCAAGTGTTCGCGTTGTTGAAGGAGTCACTTGGTGAGTTAAAGCGTGTCAAGCAGTGCGTCAAATTGTCGGGGTTTATTGCGGCCGGTCCCGATTTTCAGGACCATTCTCGAGTGCTTGAAACGACCAGCCAGTTGCTGTTCGACGTGTTCGGCGTTGCCGGCCGCCACGCGCGGGAAGCCATCGGCGTGAGTTCGTTGCCGCATCAGGCGTGTGTGATGTTGGAATTGCTCGTGCGCGTATAG
- a CDS encoding response regulator, with translation MPMTWQILIVDDDPQLHKLLGKMLPEPQYRLASAFSAAEAYDQIAREPPHLVILDIMMPKVSGIEVCNYIKGNPALQQIRILILSAKDTQMDRIDGLTHGADDYVAKPFHVRHLVRKIEHMLRG, from the coding sequence GTGCCCATGACATGGCAAATCCTCATCGTGGACGACGACCCGCAGTTGCACAAACTGCTCGGCAAGATGCTTCCGGAGCCACAATATCGCCTCGCCAGTGCGTTCAGTGCCGCCGAGGCCTACGACCAGATTGCGCGCGAACCGCCACACCTCGTCATTCTCGACATCATGATGCCGAAAGTTTCCGGCATTGAAGTTTGCAATTACATTAAAGGGAACCCAGCGCTCCAACAGATCCGGATTTTGATTTTGTCGGCGAAAGACACCCAGATGGATCGGATCGACGGCCTCACGCACGGCGCCGACGATTACGTCGCCAAGCCGTTCCACGTCCGCCATTTAGTGCGCAAGATCGAACATATGTTGCGGGGATAA
- a CDS encoding outer membrane beta-barrel protein encodes MKKLFLTAIAAGVVGVAASAFAVDGDFEMSGHVNAGVGYQKFSSSADAAVAGAAGANTFNGGAVQRGSIGDLTGNNGGAAGQNEFIFFVDEAELDATKSFGENIKVRADFAFGRVASGSAAAFALEQAYATINIPVGNGMEFLLGRFDAPIGFESVERGENTLFSHGAVFTYLRPTSFTGMKFYYPFSDMVDLHVYIVNNLRDTLTGVAFGDSVLPSFGTRVGLKWGDEGKKSTIGLSLASGPEATDGSKMGDWSHVADLDWNVWIGESFAIGGEGIFRIDNGATGATDARYFGGQLNLHYAFTDTWDGTLRFGYVQSRAADADTLTGAAASLLDGASAGKVTGMEATFGVQYHIDDNAKIQWEGRYDLVKNAATAAGNGHVYGGAVNFAYNF; translated from the coding sequence ATGAAGAAGTTATTTTTGACGGCCATCGCGGCCGGTGTCGTAGGCGTGGCGGCCAGTGCGTTTGCCGTCGACGGCGATTTTGAAATGAGTGGGCATGTGAACGCAGGTGTCGGGTATCAGAAGTTCAGCAGCAGCGCGGATGCCGCTGTGGCCGGTGCCGCTGGCGCGAATACGTTTAACGGTGGTGCAGTGCAACGTGGTTCGATCGGTGATTTGACCGGTAATAACGGTGGCGCGGCAGGACAGAACGAGTTCATTTTCTTCGTCGATGAAGCCGAATTGGATGCGACGAAATCGTTTGGCGAGAATATCAAAGTACGGGCGGATTTCGCATTCGGTCGAGTCGCCTCCGGTTCTGCAGCTGCGTTTGCCCTCGAGCAGGCCTATGCGACGATCAACATCCCGGTCGGCAATGGGATGGAATTCTTGCTCGGTCGGTTCGATGCCCCAATCGGGTTCGAGTCGGTGGAGCGGGGTGAGAATACCCTCTTCTCTCACGGCGCGGTCTTCACCTATCTGCGCCCGACCAGCTTCACGGGTATGAAGTTCTATTATCCGTTCAGCGATATGGTCGACTTGCATGTCTATATCGTCAACAACCTGCGTGACACCTTGACCGGTGTGGCGTTCGGCGATTCCGTGTTGCCTTCCTTCGGGACCCGAGTTGGTCTCAAGTGGGGCGATGAAGGCAAGAAGAGCACGATCGGGTTGAGCTTGGCGTCGGGTCCGGAAGCGACCGATGGCAGCAAGATGGGTGACTGGTCGCATGTGGCCGACCTCGATTGGAATGTCTGGATCGGCGAGAGCTTCGCGATCGGTGGGGAAGGGATCTTCCGTATCGATAACGGCGCGACCGGCGCGACCGATGCGCGGTATTTTGGCGGTCAGTTGAACCTGCACTATGCCTTCACCGATACCTGGGATGGCACGCTCCGTTTCGGCTATGTCCAGAGCCGCGCGGCCGATGCCGATACCCTGACCGGTGCAGCCGCCAGCTTGTTGGATGGCGCGAGTGCCGGCAAGGTCACTGGCATGGAAGCCACGTTCGGTGTGCAATACCACATCGACGACAACGCCAAGATCCAGTGGGAAGGGCGTTATGACCTCGTGAAGAACGCAGCCACGGCGGCGGGCAACGGCCACGTCTACGGCGGTGCGGTGAACTTCGCATACAACTTCTAA